aaaagaaccaaacataaataaataaaacaaagctATGCAAAGCCCCTTTCGGTAAAAGAGACGAGGaacaaataaaagagatgaagaagaacaaaTCGTAGCCTTAATTTTGGATAGATGATGATCGATtcacataagaaaaaaaaagagatgatCAAAGTCCCTTACCAATTTTGGACACCAAAATATAGGAAAGAATATTAGggctttaaaaaagaatatagaaagaaatacataCGTGAAGAACAATGGTAGAAAAGAGGGAGGAGGAGAAGATACGTAGCGAAAAGTAGAAACCAAGAACGATGGAGATTGAAGGAGTGACAGAGAAGAccaagaagaggaagagaaaaagtgaTGATAACATGAACgataaaaagagaatgaaaaagtgACGGGGAAcgattaaaacaaaaagagaatgaaggagaaaagaaaacaatggaGATTTGGATATGGACATTTttggaataaagaaaaaattaaaatataaaatatcaacaaaaattagaaagttgctatatttgcaaaactGAAAAGCCTAGTGCTAATAGTGCTAAATGATACTTGTACTGTGCCCCCAATGCAATTTtcccataaattaattatttcatcaaacatttttcaaaaactaaataagaGAAATGTAGAGGGAGAACGAACCTAGTTGAATATCTCATCGAGAGCATATCTTAACTAGTTTGGCCAATTTTTGAATCccaaactactttttttaataactccAACATATATTTGATCTGTATGTGATCTCGGGTTGATTgctatttgattttgaatgtgaTTTCTATTATTGCAAAGGAACTTCCAACATAGGTTGtgaacaaatttaattttcttcccttttttttctttctttctttaatttgaaattcaaaattcttttatttttaagatcTTTAATCTTTAACCAAATATCCCTCAAATTATCTCAATTTTGACTCCAactcaaaaacaaaaggaaaattagAACTCATTAGATTGAGacaattgatataaaaaataatcaaaataactatttaaatcCATCAGCAAATTTGAGCTTTAAGTGCTTTTTTTTCTGCTAACGCATGCATGCCCCTGGAAATTTACTCCAAATCAATTATGGATCATCTTCCTCATCGTGCAGTGGGTTCCAAAATCTCTGAAAACACAATTCTTGACATTCCTTTTCCTGATTCTTCACTATTTAGGGTCGTCATATCACTGCTCCCCATCCATTTCCTATCAACGCTACTGGAGAATATAGactcttcctcctcttccatttctttctcctcaTCCCTTTCATATTCATGACTACCTCCCTTTACCCCATCTTCACATCCATTGTTCTTTGATGCATCTTGTAGCTGCAATGCAAACTCTAAACTCCACACTACATCATTCATCGACGGTCGCATCATTCCCTCATCTTGGATGCAACTCACTGCGATCTCTACAAACTTTCTCAAGCATTCTGGTGAGATCTCGTTCTTGATGTTCGGATCAATAATTTGAGCGATTGTGTTGTTCTGGGCACACCGCTGGACCCACCCTGCGATGTGTGTTTGCTTCTTGTCTGCAAGCCGCATCAATGGGGGACGAGCGCAAAGTACTTCGCAGAGAACTACTCCGAATGAATATACATCAGATTTTTCAGTTAGCTGTTGTCGACGGTAGTACTCTGGGTCAAGGTAACCAAAGCTACCTTTGACTACTGTGCTTATGTGTGCTTTGGACATGTTCATTGGTCCGACTTTTGACAACCCAAAATCGGAAACCTTTGCAATCCATTTCTCgtccaataaaatatttgttgtttttacgTCACGATGGATGATTATGTGTTTGGCGCCGGTGTGGAGGTAGTGTAGACCTCTTGCAGCTCCAATGCAAATTTGGAGGCGTTGTTTCCATGTGAGAGGTTGTTCATTGTTTCCATAAAGGTGACTTCGAAGTGTTCCATGAGACATGTAATCATACACCagaatcatttcattttcatcattacAAAATCCTATTAGGGAAACAAGATGGAGATGGCGGAGTTGGGAGAGCATCTCGATCTCTGTCTTGAACTCATGCGCTCCCTGTTTTGAACCTTGTTTTAGCCGCTTAATTGCCACTTGGGTGCCTCCATCATCAATGTAACCCTTGTACACGTTACCAAATCCGCCAACGCCAATAATGAAAATGTCGTCAAAATTTTTGGTAGCGGCTCTAATCTCTGCTAGTGAAAAGTAACGACATAAATCAGAAGGGAGATTCGAGCTGCGGGTCTTGCTTGATTTGTTGGTTGATATAGAATATGGAGCCCACCACGAAGTTCCATCACTCGAGCTGTGATCTGTACATGTTTTCCATCGATGCAGAACAAACAAACCCAAAGCTAATACAACAACCAGAACTCCCACTACTACGGATATTACTACAACTATCACCAATTTACTGTTTGTTTCTGATGACAACGGAGGAGTTTGAGTAGGGGAGAAGATAAGAGGCGGCTCTGGATTTTCTCCAGCTAGATTACCATTTGAGTTATTTAACTTGAAGATTTCAATTCCATTCAAGAGAACAGTTGCCCATCTAGTTTTCCACTCATCTGCACTTGCTTGGAGCTTAACAGAGAGcttcactttctttttggtaGTGCCTGCAGAAGGTACCAAAACTATGTAATCTTTGAGATATGGAATTCCTTTCCCATTAGCCAAACGAAACACATCCATATTCTTCTCAGCGATCTTGTCTTTGATGTATATTAAGaacattctttcatttatgTCACTGATTTCAGGGTCAATCTCGCAAAAATGAAGACGAAGCATGTAATAGAACCCAGGATCTACAAGGTATTCCCATGTGAGATTGTAGCTCTTGTTATCTGTTTCATTGGATCCCATTGTCCGAGCAGTTCGATACACGAGTTCTGGTGCGGTGTACGTTGGTATTAAACTGTAGTGGAGATGGATAGTTGTATTCAGAAGTCGAGCATCATCGTGTATGTATCCATCCAACAAATTGGTGTCATCTGACCAAGTCCGAAACATTCCAGTGTCCTCAACAGGCGGGATAAATGGTCCACCAATATTTACTCTGTACACCGTCTCCAAAGATGTGTATTTGTCAATTTCGAAGGATGGATTGTTTTGGCCGACGAGCTTTAAATCTCGTATACTTAATCCTCCATCGTTGGGAACGATTGGTGTATAATAAAGGAATGAGGGCATGGATACAATCTCAATCCCACTAATGAAGGCATACGAGTCTTGATTTGAGGGAGTGAATGTCAGATTAAGCTTCTCATTGTTTCcatccacacacacacaaaattcCCTAACCATTTCATTTGAACCAAAAGCATCGGCAGTGAAAGAAGCATTGAAGTCATGGAGAAGAGTGAAGAAGAGACCGAGTTTAACAGAGAAGATGGCTTTGGAGCGGTCAAAGTTGGGGTAAGAAGCAGAGTAGAAGTAAAGGCGAATGAACTTCTGGCCTGGACTAACCGGAAAAGAGTAGGCAAATTGGGAAGGGGACAACCGGGTTGTTTCATAAACGGGGGAAGAAGGTTGTGTGAGTGGGGACAAAGCAATTGAGTCGTGGTTGTAATGGAAATCAGAAGGGAAGAATTTTGAGTTGACATCTCCGATCCATGAGCGAGTGTCTCCAAGTACAGAGGAGTTCCCATTAAAACCACACTTAATAAGTATATTGTCGACGGGAGTGTAGGGAGGTTGTGAGTCACCGGCAACAGGAatggagagaaagaagaaagcaaaTAGGAATATGATTGTAGTTGAAGAAGCATGATTGGTCACGTTTTTCGCCATTGAAACAAGattacttttcttctcttttttctttttttcttttcttctttttgtagaGGAGTATGAATTCTTgtcttgaaaataaattaacagaAAGCAAAAGTAGTTTTAGCAGAaccaaaaaattcataattctGACTGGTATGAGTTTACTTTGTTGAAGTGATTGGAATGGAAGCAAGTGGAGAAGTCACCATCATCAAAGAATAATTCATTAGATATTTGAGAGTGCATATGGTTGAAAAAGTCTTTGCATCCATACAAATTTCGTATCTTTATctactattctttttttttttttttttttgaaaagaaagtttaTATTTCCATCCCATGTATTAATTAGATCATCCCTAACTAGTAATTAACTTCATTCATTTAAACACATAATTGTAATTGCATTAACTTTTACTAATGGAGTGCCCATGAGGCAAGTAAAATTGATATCATAAGCATGACTTATTATGTGATTGAATATATTGATTTATACATGATAGAAATGCATACCATTTCTCATGATTTATAccatttatatgattttttgtaCACATTTATACTATAGTTCGTAAACATTTCGTCAAActtgttattttttactatttctatgaaaatgattgaaatgaaaaaaaatctaaacttGAGAGGGTTAGAACACAAATGAGAGAAACACAAGTGGTTGGTGGGTGGAAGGAGAAATCATGAATACGAGAAAGATGGAATGAAAAGAAGACGTAGAAGTcaacataaaaaacaaagctATATAAATATCCCTCAAGATAATAAAGGTTAACATAACAAGCTAGAAAGCCCACCATAAATCAACCATAAAAAACAAGATGTAAAGccttcaaaataaaatcaacattgAGAATGTGTTGCACAACCTTCCACATAGATcgacattaattaaaaaaaaactgccAAACCCTCGATACAAATCAACACGGAGAAGAAATAATTGCAAAATCCTATGCACGAGTTTACTTTTTTGAGAGAAAAGAATGCTTGATTGTATTCACTGTATTCaaattaggttaattttcataaatataacaagacATCGAAATATTTACAGTccgtataacaaaatcaaataacaaatgaagtatgtcattttttaaataaatatttctggttttctttctcttcatcttatttcttctctttttctttttctttccgtcgtctttcttctctttttctacaatttttcttttatatttttttgaaagcacaatctttcttttcaatctatcataacattttattttttttcgagtGTTATATGAATtaagatcgtgtatcaaatataaaacatttggaaaaaaaaaagcgttCAGATATTGATACccaatcgtttagatttggatcacgatcttttagatttagggtttagggtttgggTCTAGTGTATCAAAGAATCtttcaaaaaatcatttagGGGTAGTtagatctaaatgatcgtgtaccaagaatcttgaaaaaaaatcatttagatttgggtagccaaatctaaacgatatatcatgtaccaaatatattacacacGAGAGTGGTCAATCAATTGCGTACGTGTTGACTGGggcatttttggtattttttattgtgggCCTGTAGGATTTTTTTCGTctttgaaattgttctatacaatgtaaatattttattggtttgttatattttaaaaaaagccctttgaaattaatacaaacacaaaattattttaatcgAATTAAACTTCTCCAAAAATCGGATATAATAGTTAGAAAAAATAACTCTAGAAAACTAACTTGTCTCATATCAAAGTTCGAAAAATTGCACGAATAacacaaattagaaaataaatattatgtaCACACgagaataatatttatgaaaatgacaaattttaaCTAGTCATATAactgtaaattttttaaattttcaaatttacccTTCAGTTTCCTTCATCTCATGCTATCGGTGATGACTTCTAtcagaaaaaatgaagaagaagactaaCCTCAAGCTGGTAGATGAAGAACCCTAAGTGAAACTCACGTGGACGATAGTGAGAGATTAGATGAAGTCTAGAGATCGCAAGTCCGAGAGATTGAAGTAGAGAAATAGAATATTCTTAAGAAATTGTGTGATGAAAGTGACGACGAGCAAAGAGACGACGATTAGAGACAACGACGACGAACGAAGATGAAAGGCACATCATCGTCAGTTGAACGACAATTGTGAGAGGGAGGGTCGTATCGCAGTCGTCCTTTTGAGGGTGGGTATCACGTGCACTTTTCTATTTGGGTTGAGCAAAATTTGTGAGATTGTTGAAAAAGGTCTccaaaaaaagaggaaaaggacGACTCCTTATGGGCGGTTAAAAGTCCTATTTGTTATACTGATATATGGTAGAtcactaaaagaaaaagagagtttCTCGACGTCTCGACAAATGTTGGGAAATAGAACGTCgacaaaagaaaccaatatcGATGGAGAATATCCTACGTCGGTGTAGGTCGTATTCCCCAATGTGGTCATCCACAGTGTCGGACTATATCTGccaatttatgtatttaattttcattaaaccTTTCACCGACACAATCATATCTGATGTTGGCAAaggttaaatattttactttattattaacaaTCCCCGACGTTGGGTAGAAGCACGTCGGAGAAGGTTTGACACATTGAGGTGACCGTTCGATATACCACGACGTCATTGCAGAACACGTTGGCAACaatttaaatagttatataaatattagcCTTTTTTCGACGTCAGAGTTGACAACATCGAAAAAAGGtttagaatattaaataattgttatacTTTCCCCAACGTCGTAGCACTCCATGATCGGTATGTTGACGCAAGACATTTTTCAATCTAGGCCCTAAAATTGGCTTATGTACCCTGAGAGTGCATCGAGGTCGTCAAGGGTGACCTGGCGgtaagtttataaatttgtaaacatatatatatatatatgttaaattacCTACATATGTAGAAGGCTAATCTCAAACCTATTTCTTTTGTAGCAATTTTTCATGCTGGATCTCGAAGATCCAGCAGTTAATCGGTTTGTTGAGCATCAAATGCTCAGGTGTGGAAGAAATTCAAGGGAGACAACCACCAGCAGTTCAAGAAGTACAACGACCGTGAAGAAGCACGTGCAAACCCATCGCCCAATTTGGTCAATTAGGTGTCAATTGGCACTTTCTTTGTGACCATTACATGACTCAATAGTTCCAAGTGATTTATattcttctttaaaattaattaacagtaattgatttaatatttttttggataacGCGCTTTATACTTTGTCTGATTTGTAGGAGCAATCAAGTGCTTGTAAGGCTACTAGAGCGAAGCAGTCTTACAACCACAGAAGCGGATCCAAGTCGTTCCTTCAATGACAAGCCGAGCTCATTGTAGAATGCGTCACTCAGTGGACCGTGTCGAGTTATTTTGAGAGACACACGCCAGTAAGACGAGTTCATTTTACTGGTAGCAGAGGACACACATGTAAGTTCACCAAAActttttattactttctatttGAATTCTGATGATCTCTCCTAACCTCAACCTATATTATTGTGCAGGATCAAATGTTGGAACTTTAGTCCCAGCCTGTCCCAGAGGGTTCTCAACCACTCTTTGGGGACAAGATATGCGAGACTATTTTGGATAGACGATCGGGCTACCCAAAAGGTCTTGGTTGGAACCCTAAACTCAGGTGTAGGAAGAGTTCTATTTTtgcttcttcctcctcttacGACTATCGGGCCCACATTCCAAAGGTTAACTAACTTAAGGACAACCTTGAAAACGTTAACTGCATGATTGAAGAACAAAGGCTAAGAGAGAGAGGAGTAGGACCGACTAGTGGCAAACCTTGATCGACAAATAGCAGACTGTGATAGATAAATGGAAGAAACAGTTcgaagaatggaagaaaactaTGCATGACAAATGGAAGAGATGAGAAAAATGATCGAGGATATGAGAAGGCAACATAGAGGGTCATGAACACTTGGGGTACGtacttttcaatatttaatttggttgATTTCGTATTTGTGATATACTAACTGCCATTTATGTAAATTGTagtttttgcattttttatgtGGCGTTCGCAACTAGTGGATATCTAAAAGATAGGTGtacgtttttcttttattttaatgtaattgtttttaaacattttgaacatATTATTTGTGCGttttgaacatatatatatattgtacacgatttattataaattgcaattttaaaatttttataatttattgaacattttgtttcttgttaaaCAGGGGGGGCCCGAGAACAAtattaaacaataacaaaaaaaatattgaacaatACTGAGCAAGGTGCATTCCAAGAAGTTTTGCTCTTATACTTTGAGGTAAGAAAGTTAAGACATTTTAGAGAAACTTTGTAGAAAAATGTTTTGTCAAAAGAATTATGGATTTtaagttatgatttttcaaattcagGTCATGTATTCTggagaaaataatgaagtttTGGACAGTACGTCGATGTCATGCATGCTGGGCAAGATGGGCGTGGCATTTTGGTCAtagacgtttttttttttttttctgtgaGGTTTGTGACAAGGTCATGATACAGCTGAGCGACAAGGGATGCATTTAGACTGTGCACATGACCTTGCGTTGTGAGGTTAGCACATACGGTGTGCGGGGAGTACAACGCGCGCAAAGCACGCAATGGGTGCACTGAGTAGCCAGCCAGGACGTGTGTGGCATCCCTCACTGTGAGGTTAGCACGCGTCAAAGCCCCAAGCCACGCGCGTGCGGCCAACCCCATCCACAATGTCAATGGACACCGTTGGGCGGTTTTATGCTATTATGATCTTTTGGAAAACTGAAGGAATGTTTTGGATATTTTCATAATCAAATGACTAATTAAggattaaatatgaaattttgaggaCAAGGAGGCTtcgaagaaataaattttcgAACGAAGTAATGGCTGAAGTAGTGTgagtaaaaaatgaatttattaaagtgATTTCAAACATGTTTCTAAGCCATTGTTCATAAATGATTTGTGTTAAATGTTTAagctattttattaatgattttcAAGCATGTCATTggttaaagtatttattttagattaatGTTTATTGAAGAATGTTTGAGTTTACTGGCAAATGGATTTATCAAAGCATTATGGTTTAAGGATTACGAAAAGAAGTTTAAGGCTTATGGTTTATggtttataaatgttttatctAAACCAAGATATCTAAAAAATTACCCGTTACGAGTCCGGAATAAAATTACTCGTCACGGAGCAGGCTTAAAATTTACTTGTGATGAGACATGGTTAAATTACTCGTAACGGGGTAGGATCAAAGATGGTATCAAGTAGTCTCTACCACCTCCTAGAAGTAGATGTTTGGCTTTTGAGCAGGAAAAACAAGgatttatgttattatttttaaatgttttcaggtttaaattttcatgttaTGATTTAAACGTTTACTGTTTCAAGGATTGATGCATTAGATTTTCATGTATTTTACTTCgtttttatggaaaaaaaaatcatttaagaTGGACTACACTGCggttttaaaaagtattttaaagttaaaagactTCCTCTATTGAatgtttcatgttttcaaGCAAGGTTCAGTTGAAGTTGTTCTAGAAGCGAATGGTTTCACCTAACATCACGCCACATCTTGGGTATAGCAAGTAGGTGCTCCATGCTTAGGGTGGGATGTGATATACacgtttttaaaactaagAAAGTTTTTATTGTATACAATTGTATTTCTCAAAAttgatttctaaattcttttgaCTCAGTACTGAAGAGATAAAGACCCTAGGCAGTGGAAAATTCTAAAAGGCTAagtatgcttttaaatttaaaaatacaaagattGTAAAACTTTCGTAGTTTGACGCATCTAaagctacaaaaaaaaaaaaaaaaaaaaaaaaaaaaaaaaaaaactccaaattGGGACAGACCTTCCTATCCTCTAGGATGAGATTAGTTCGGGAATCAATTGGAATGGAAAAAGGTTtagagagatttttttttactctctTTCCTTGAGTGAGTAGAAGAGAattatgagattttattaatttaaaaaatattaagttaatagaaatttcaaataaactaactaattaatcaatcaattaataattaattagatcgtatttaattaatatttcatttaaatcatatttctttaatatcttatagttttaaattaatttaattaaatcaaattaaagtaaactattaattaatagttaaattaaatatattatatttaacttaaattaaatttgaatcatattcaattaTAAGTTTCtcaattcatattaaattaatatttaaactcatccaaatattttatcgctcataaattaattgtgaatcatattcaaaattaaatttatataataaaatttgattaaaatataaactttatattatattgtatcaCTGTACATATGTTATACTAATTCTCAAAGGagatttgaacatttcaaattacaacaaatataaataaatctcattttcCTTTACGAACTACGAAGGGGACCTAATTGACCTAtagatcagaagctacaacgatatgagattaattggctaaacacATTAACCACatgaatcaatatttgttaactgTATAAaatccactaaagactcacaactaaACTCTTCTCATTATAGGTATATTTCTATGTCCATAGATATAGACTAATAAGAGTAAGTTAGTCTTCACTAACACCAGCTGAGTCAAATAACCATTTTACTCCTGTGTTATCTCTAGTTCTTGAATATTggtgctcctctaatgaacaacttttttatggtccaaccaataaacaaaaagctCTTTCATGCCGAAGAGAGGGTAAGACCTTTTGTTCAAGTCCCGAAGacacaccatttaagggaacactcatctatTTACCCTAAAATAgggaatgagtgaatttcattttgtgtaattatgttcccaACTCCCAATTgatcttgtccccaaaatgattaACATATTGAGTCGGGAATC
This is a stretch of genomic DNA from Cucumis sativus cultivar 9930 chromosome 4, Cucumber_9930_V3, whole genome shotgun sequence. It encodes these proteins:
- the LOC105435214 gene encoding receptor-like protein kinase FERONIA: MAKNVTNHASSTTIIFLFAFFFLSIPVAGDSQPPYTPVDNILIKCGFNGNSSVLGDTRSWIGDVNSKFFPSDFHYNHDSIALSPLTQPSSPVYETTRLSPSQFAYSFPVSPGQKFIRLYFYSASYPNFDRSKAIFSVKLGLFFTLLHDFNASFTADAFGSNEMVREFCVCVDGNNEKLNLTFTPSNQDSYAFISGIEIVSMPSFLYYTPIVPNDGGLSIRDLKLVGQNNPSFEIDKYTSLETVYRVNIGGPFIPPVEDTGMFRTWSDDTNLLDGYIHDDARLLNTTIHLHYSLIPTYTAPELVYRTARTMGSNETDNKSYNLTWEYLVDPGFYYMLRLHFCEIDPEISDINERMFLIYIKDKIAEKNMDVFRLANGKGIPYLKDYIVLVPSAGTTKKKVKLSVKLQASADEWKTRWATVLLNGIEIFKLNNSNGNLAGENPEPPLIFSPTQTPPLSSETNSKLVIVVVISVVVGVLVVVLALGLFVLHRWKTCTDHSSSDGTSWWAPYSISTNKSSKTRSSNLPSDLCRYFSLAEIRAATKNFDDIFIIGVGGFGNVYKGYIDDGGTQVAIKRLKQGSKQGAHEFKTEIEMLSQLRHLHLVSLIGFCNDENEMILVYDYMSHGTLRSHLYGNNEQPLTWKQRLQICIGAARGLHYLHTGAKHIIIHRDVKTTNILLDEKWIAKVSDFGLSKVGPMNMSKAHISTVVKGSFGYLDPEYYRRQQLTEKSDVYSFGVVLCEVLCARPPLMRLADKKQTHIAGWVQRCAQNNTIAQIIDPNIKNEISPECLRKFVEIAVSCIQDEGMMRPSMNDVVWSLEFALQLQDASKNNGCEDGVKGGSHEYERDEEKEMEEEEESIFSSSVDRKWMGSSDMTTLNSEESGKGMSRIVFSEILEPTAR